A part of Lutra lutra chromosome 2, mLutLut1.2, whole genome shotgun sequence genomic DNA contains:
- the NKX3-2 gene encoding homeobox protein Nkx-3.2 has translation MAVRGANTLTPFSIQAILNKKEERGGLPAPEGRSVPGGTAVAEAPAVCCWRLFGETDAGALGGAEDSLLASPAGTRTAAGRTAESLVGWDSDSALSEENEGGRRCADAPGASGAGCAGGTLDLGQPVCELPATKDLEEEAAGRSDSEMSASVSGDRSPRAEDDAVGPGSARVPALCSRSGGGGGTAGGAEEEEEPAAPKPRKKRSRAAFSHAQVFELERRFNHQRYLSGPERADLAASLKLTETQVKIWFQNRRYKTKRRQMAADLLASAPAAKKVAVKVLVRDDQRQYLPGEVLRPPSLLPLQPSYYYPYYCLPGWALSTCAAAAGTQ, from the exons ATGGCTGTGCGCGGCGCCAACACCTTGACGCCCTTCTCCATCCAGGCAATCCTCAACAAGAAAGAGGAGCGTGGAGGGCTGCCCGCGCCAGAGGGGCGCTCGGTACCCGGGGGCACCGCAGTGGCTGAGGCGCCCGCTGTCTGCTGCTGGCGATTGTTCGGGGAGACAGACGCGGGCGCTCTGGGGGGCGCGGAGGACTCTCTGCTGGCGTCGCCTGCCGGGACCAGAACGGCTGCAGGGCGGACCGCGGAGAGCCTGGTTGGTTGGGACTCGGACTCGGCGCTGAGCGAGGAGAACGAGGGCGGGCGGCGCTGTGCTGACGCGCCGGGGGCCAGCGGGGCCGGCTGTGCAGGGGGGACGCTGGACCTCGGCCAGCCGGTCTGCGAGCTGCCCGCCACCAAGGACCTAGAGGAGGAAGCCGCAGGCAGGAGCGACAGCGAGATGTCGGCCAGCGTCTCAG GCGACCGCAGCCCTAGGGCCGAAGACGACGCTGTTGGCCCCGGAAGTGCACGCGTACCCGCGCTGTGCAGCCGAAGTGGCGGCGGGGGCGGCACGGCGGGCGgcgcggaggaggaggaggagcccgcCGCGCCCAAGCCGCGCAAGAAACGCTCGCGGGCCGCCTTCTCCCACGCTCAGGTCTTCGAGCTGGAGCGGCGCTTCAACCACCAGCGCTACCTGTCCGGGCCGGAACGCGCGGACCTGGCCGCGTCGCTGAAGCTCACCGAGACGCAAGTGAAGATCTGGTTCCAGAACCGTCGCTACAAGACCAAACGCCGGCAGATGGCTGCCGACCTGCTGGCATCAGCGCCCGCCGCCAAGAAGGTGGCGGTGAAAGTGCTGGTGCGCGACGACCAGAGACAGTACTTGCCTGGCGAGGTGCTGCGGCCGCCGTCGCTGCTGCCACTGCAGCCCTCCTACTATTACCCTTACTATTGCCTCCCTGGCTGGGCACTCTCCACGTGTGCAGCCGCCGCGGGCACCCAGTGA